The proteins below come from a single Shinella zoogloeoides genomic window:
- a CDS encoding error-prone DNA polymerase, translating into MKPRYAELQVTSHFSFLRGASGCAELVAQAGALGIEALAVVDRNSLAGIVQAHRAVKELPEGETMRLVVGCRLDLADGMSMLAYPTDRAAYARLCRLLTIGKKKAGKGKCHLDWADVVEWNEGLLAVLVPDEADETTAFHLRRLKETFRDRSYLALTLRRRPNDQLRLWQLSNLAAQYRVPTVVTNDVLYHEPTRRMLQDIVTCIRHNVVIDNAGFLRERHADRYLKPPEEMHRLFTRYPEALRRTLEIVERCRFSLDELQYQYPDEKEYADLTPQEALEKYTWEGAAVRYQDGVPEVVRKKLRYELRLIEKMKYAPYFLTVNSIVREAREMKILCQGRGSAANSAVCYVLGITAVDPQDNGLLFERFVSEQRGEPPDIDVDFEHERREEVIQWIYNTYGTDRSALCATVIRYRSRAAMRDVGRALGMPEDVLKALSSQVWGWSNDVPQSHAQSAGLNVDDRRIKLLLELARQLIGAPRHLSQHPGGFVLTRDRLDDLVPIEPAAMDGRQVIEWDKDDIESLHFMKVDVLALGMLTCMRRAFDFLKEHKDEVYELATIPQGDDETYEMISKADTIGTFQIESRAQMSMLPRLKPKEFYDIVIQVAIVRPGPIQGDMVHPYLRRRQGLEKVEYPKPEFEMVLKRTLGVPLFQEQAMQVAIECAGFTPGRADQLRRAMATFKQTGGVDKFRDELRDGMVERGYAREFAERMCRQLEGFGSYGFPESHAYSFAIVAYASAWMKCHHPDVFCAALLNSQPMGFYAPAQIVRDARDHGVEVRPVCINQSRWDCTLEPTDDKGRFAVRLGLRMVKGLKNREGSDLVSARADEPFGSVDDFWRRAGLSVETLVRLADADAFLPSLGLSRRAALWAIRGLRDEPLPLFTAAAKREAALVPELSEPAVALRPMATGGEVVEDYGHVGLTLRAHPVSFLRESLTRRRILTCAEATRLKDRQKVETAGIVLVRQQPGSAKGVIFVTIEDETGIANLVVWRKIFLAYRPIVMGAPMLGVKGYVQREGEVVHLVVQHLTDLSADFSTIGRRGGLSGQEDAGRIEAIRVKSRDFH; encoded by the coding sequence ATGAAACCGCGTTATGCCGAGCTTCAGGTGACCTCCCATTTCTCGTTCCTGCGCGGGGCGAGCGGCTGTGCAGAACTGGTCGCGCAGGCCGGCGCGCTCGGCATCGAAGCTCTCGCCGTCGTCGATCGCAACAGCCTCGCCGGCATCGTGCAGGCCCACAGGGCGGTGAAGGAACTGCCGGAAGGGGAGACAATGCGTCTCGTCGTCGGCTGCCGGCTGGACCTTGCCGATGGCATGTCGATGCTCGCCTATCCGACGGATCGCGCCGCCTATGCCCGCCTCTGCCGCCTGCTGACCATCGGCAAGAAGAAGGCCGGCAAGGGCAAGTGCCATCTCGACTGGGCCGACGTCGTCGAATGGAACGAGGGGCTGCTTGCCGTGCTGGTGCCGGACGAGGCGGACGAAACCACCGCCTTTCATCTCCGCCGCCTCAAGGAAACCTTCCGCGACCGCAGCTACCTCGCTCTCACGCTGCGCCGCCGGCCGAACGACCAGCTCCGCCTCTGGCAGCTCTCCAATCTTGCCGCCCAATACCGCGTGCCGACCGTCGTCACCAACGATGTGCTCTACCACGAGCCCACCCGGCGCATGCTGCAGGATATCGTCACCTGCATCCGCCACAATGTCGTCATCGACAATGCCGGTTTCCTGCGCGAGCGCCACGCCGACCGCTACCTGAAGCCACCAGAGGAGATGCACCGCCTCTTCACCCGTTATCCGGAAGCGCTTCGCCGTACGCTGGAGATCGTGGAGCGCTGCCGGTTTTCGCTAGACGAGCTGCAATACCAATATCCCGACGAGAAGGAATATGCCGACCTCACGCCGCAAGAGGCCTTGGAGAAATATACGTGGGAGGGGGCGGCCGTGCGGTATCAGGACGGCGTGCCGGAGGTGGTGCGTAAGAAGCTGCGTTATGAGCTGCGGCTCATCGAGAAGATGAAATACGCCCCCTACTTCCTGACGGTGAACTCGATCGTCCGGGAGGCGCGCGAGATGAAGATTCTCTGCCAGGGGCGCGGGTCGGCGGCAAACAGCGCGGTGTGCTACGTGCTGGGAATCACCGCCGTCGATCCTCAGGACAACGGCCTCCTTTTCGAGCGCTTCGTCTCCGAACAGCGCGGCGAGCCACCCGATATCGACGTCGACTTCGAGCACGAGCGCCGGGAGGAGGTGATCCAGTGGATTTACAATACGTATGGGACGGATCGGTCGGCGCTTTGCGCGACAGTCATCCGCTACCGCTCGCGCGCGGCCATGCGCGATGTCGGCCGGGCGCTCGGCATGCCGGAGGATGTGCTGAAGGCACTGTCCTCGCAGGTTTGGGGCTGGTCAAACGACGTTCCGCAAAGCCATGCCCAATCGGCGGGCCTCAATGTGGACGACCGGCGCATAAAGCTGCTGCTCGAACTGGCCCGCCAGTTGATCGGCGCACCCCGTCATCTTTCGCAGCATCCCGGCGGCTTCGTGCTGACGCGTGACCGGCTGGACGACTTGGTGCCCATCGAGCCCGCGGCCATGGACGGCCGGCAGGTGATCGAATGGGACAAGGACGACATCGAATCCCTGCATTTCATGAAGGTGGACGTGCTGGCGCTCGGCATGCTCACCTGCATGCGCCGCGCCTTCGACTTCCTGAAGGAACACAAGGATGAGGTCTACGAACTCGCCACCATTCCGCAAGGGGACGATGAAACCTACGAGATGATCTCGAAGGCCGACACGATCGGCACGTTCCAGATCGAGAGTCGGGCGCAGATGTCCATGCTGCCACGCCTCAAGCCGAAGGAATTTTACGACATCGTCATTCAGGTGGCGATCGTGCGGCCGGGGCCGATCCAGGGGGACATGGTGCATCCTTATCTGCGGCGGCGGCAGGGGCTCGAAAAGGTCGAGTATCCCAAACCGGAATTCGAGATGGTGCTGAAGCGAACGCTCGGCGTGCCTTTGTTCCAGGAACAGGCGATGCAGGTGGCGATCGAATGCGCCGGTTTCACGCCGGGGCGAGCCGACCAGTTACGCCGGGCGATGGCCACGTTCAAGCAGACGGGCGGCGTGGACAAGTTCCGGGACGAACTGCGCGATGGCATGGTCGAAAGAGGTTATGCCCGGGAATTCGCCGAACGCATGTGCCGCCAGCTCGAGGGCTTCGGCTCCTACGGCTTCCCGGAGAGCCACGCCTATAGCTTCGCCATCGTCGCCTATGCTTCCGCCTGGATGAAATGCCATCATCCGGATGTCTTCTGCGCCGCCCTGCTCAATTCCCAGCCGATGGGTTTTTACGCCCCGGCACAGATCGTGCGCGACGCACGCGACCATGGCGTGGAGGTGCGGCCGGTCTGCATCAACCAGAGCCGGTGGGACTGCACGCTGGAGCCGACGGACGACAAGGGGCGGTTTGCCGTGCGTCTCGGCCTCAGGATGGTCAAGGGATTGAAGAACCGGGAGGGCAGCGACCTCGTTTCGGCTCGGGCGGACGAGCCCTTTGGCTCCGTCGACGATTTCTGGCGTCGCGCCGGCCTTTCGGTCGAAACACTTGTCCGCCTTGCCGATGCGGATGCCTTCCTGCCGTCGCTCGGGCTTTCCCGCCGCGCGGCCTTGTGGGCGATCCGCGGCCTGCGGGACGAGCCCCTGCCGCTCTTCACGGCGGCGGCGAAGCGGGAGGCGGCGCTGGTGCCGGAATTGAGCGAGCCGGCCGTGGCGCTGCGCCCCATGGCGACGGGCGGCGAGGTAGTGGAGGATTACGGCCATGTCGGCCTGACGCTGCGCGCCCACCCGGTGAGCTTCCTGCGGGAAAGCCTTACGCGCCGCCGTATCCTCACCTGCGCCGAGGCGACGCGGCTGAAGGACCGGCAGAAGGTCGAGACGGCCGGCATCGTGCTCGTGCGCCAGCAGCCGGGCTCGGCCAAGGGCGTCATCTTCGTGACGATCGAGGACGAGACGGGCATCGCCAATCTCGTCGTCTGGCGCAAGATTTTCCTCGCCTATCGCCCCATCGTGATGGGCGCGCCGATGCTCGGCGTCAAAGGCTATGTCCAGCGCGAGGGCGAGGTGGTGCATCTCGTCGTGCAGCACCTCACCGACCTTTCCGCCGACTTCTCCACCATCGGCCGGCGTGGAGGCCTTTCAGGACAGGAGGACGCGGGCCGCATCGAGGCGATCCGCGTCAAATCCCGCGACTTCCACTGA
- a CDS encoding DUF6504 family protein has product MPRVVSLFLPGWPIDRLRRSLGASAPPPDRRLVLVGKEGSRRIVTAVSRPAEQAGLRVGMPLTKAHALLPDVLTMPADPAADAAALRRLALWALQHYAPIVAPDPPDGLVIDTTGADHLHGGEARMLTGLVNRLGASGIFARAAIADSWGAAYAAARFHADPVCIIPPGAAGEAVAPLPIPGLRIAPETVTGLHVLGFATIGDVLAVPRAPLVLRFGPLLGRRLDQIEGRISEPVDPLRDPELATVRKVFGEPIGAPETIARYTAGLVHDLCHALEKRGLGARRLDLLFHRVDNSLQAIRVGTARAVRDEKRLIRLLCDRIETIDPGFGIEIMDLTATLAEPLVLQQAASSLIEEEQADLAGLVDVIANRIGAARLYRIAPVESDVPERSFRRIPPLAPDVGTSWQEGWPRPARLLARPEPIEVMALLPDHPPASFTWRGVRRLVKRADGPERIFGEWWKRDAELAAVRDYFQVEDAEGERFWLFRSGNEAEAASGAGRWFLHGIFA; this is encoded by the coding sequence ATGCCGAGGGTCGTATCGCTTTTTCTTCCCGGCTGGCCGATCGATCGCCTGCGACGGTCCCTTGGCGCTTCGGCGCCTCCGCCTGACCGGCGGCTCGTTCTGGTCGGCAAGGAGGGTTCGCGCCGCATCGTGACGGCGGTGAGCCGGCCGGCCGAGCAGGCGGGCCTTCGCGTCGGCATGCCGCTCACCAAGGCCCATGCGCTGCTGCCCGATGTCCTGACCATGCCCGCCGACCCCGCGGCCGATGCGGCGGCGCTCCGGCGCCTTGCTCTCTGGGCCCTGCAGCACTACGCCCCCATCGTCGCGCCGGACCCGCCGGACGGGCTCGTCATCGACACGACCGGCGCAGACCACCTGCACGGCGGCGAGGCACGCATGCTGACCGGCCTCGTCAACCGCCTCGGCGCCTCCGGCATTTTCGCCCGCGCGGCCATTGCCGATAGCTGGGGGGCGGCCTATGCCGCCGCCCGTTTCCATGCCGATCCGGTCTGCATCATTCCGCCCGGCGCGGCGGGGGAGGCCGTCGCGCCGCTGCCGATCCCCGGCCTGCGCATCGCGCCGGAAACCGTGACGGGCCTGCATGTGCTCGGCTTTGCCACGATCGGCGACGTGCTCGCCGTGCCGCGCGCGCCGCTCGTGCTGCGCTTCGGCCCGCTCCTCGGCCGCCGGCTCGACCAGATCGAGGGCAGGATTTCCGAACCCGTCGATCCGCTGCGCGATCCGGAGCTCGCCACGGTGCGAAAGGTCTTCGGCGAACCGATCGGCGCACCGGAGACTATCGCCCGCTATACGGCCGGCCTCGTGCACGATCTCTGTCACGCACTGGAAAAGCGCGGCCTCGGCGCGCGCCGGCTCGATCTTCTCTTCCACCGCGTCGACAATTCCCTGCAGGCGATCCGGGTCGGGACGGCACGCGCCGTGCGCGATGAAAAGCGGCTCATCCGGCTGCTCTGCGACCGGATCGAGACGATTGATCCGGGTTTCGGCATCGAGATCATGGATCTGACCGCGACGCTTGCCGAACCGCTTGTCCTGCAGCAGGCCGCGTCTTCGCTGATAGAGGAGGAGCAGGCCGACCTTGCCGGCCTCGTTGACGTCATCGCCAACCGCATCGGCGCCGCACGCCTATACCGTATCGCCCCGGTCGAAAGCGACGTGCCGGAGCGGTCCTTCCGCCGCATTCCGCCCCTGGCGCCCGATGTCGGGACGAGCTGGCAGGAGGGCTGGCCGCGCCCGGCGCGCCTACTTGCCCGGCCGGAGCCGATCGAGGTCATGGCGCTCCTGCCGGACCACCCGCCGGCGTCCTTCACATGGCGCGGCGTGCGGCGGCTGGTGAAACGGGCGGACGGCCCGGAGCGCATCTTCGGCGAATGGTGGAAGCGCGACGCCGAGCTTGCCGCCGTGCGCGACTATTTCCAGGTCGAGGATGCGGAGGGCGAGCGCTTCTGGCTCTTCCGCTCGGGCAACGAGGCCGAGGCGGCAAGCGGGGCCGGCCGCTGGTTCCTGCACGGGATATTCGCATGA
- a CDS encoding ImuA family protein — MSASANAVVADLRDRIRQFDGRALRDRAVLPFGVPEIDSRLPGGGLALASLHEVCGGGNDAVEGAAAMLFAAGIAARTRGQVLWCLTRPDLFAPAMAQAGLAPGRVLYVEAGDEKSLLLCFEEGLRHGGLGAVVAEVARLSMTASRRLQLAAEAGGTLGIAVRRFRHRREAGAFLLPTAAVTRWQVSVRPSVPLPVPGVGRAQWLLELTRCRSGETAQFEVEASDAEGRIAFSSRLADRSPATVPWRFGASA; from the coding sequence ATGTCCGCCTCCGCCAATGCCGTTGTCGCCGACCTGCGCGACCGCATCCGGCAGTTCGACGGCCGCGCCCTGCGCGACCGGGCGGTGCTGCCCTTCGGCGTGCCGGAAATCGACAGCCGGCTGCCCGGCGGCGGGCTGGCGCTGGCCAGCCTGCACGAGGTCTGCGGCGGCGGCAACGATGCCGTCGAGGGCGCGGCCGCCATGCTTTTTGCCGCCGGCATTGCCGCCCGCACCAGGGGACAGGTGCTCTGGTGCCTGACGCGGCCCGATCTCTTCGCCCCCGCGATGGCGCAGGCAGGGCTCGCCCCCGGGCGCGTCCTCTATGTGGAAGCGGGCGACGAGAAGAGCCTTCTCCTCTGTTTCGAGGAGGGGCTGCGCCATGGCGGGCTGGGCGCGGTGGTGGCGGAGGTCGCGCGCCTGTCGATGACGGCCTCGCGCCGCCTGCAGCTTGCTGCGGAAGCCGGGGGCACGCTCGGCATCGCCGTGCGCCGCTTCAGGCATAGGCGGGAAGCCGGGGCTTTCCTGCTGCCCACGGCCGCCGTCACGCGCTGGCAGGTTTCCGTGCGGCCGTCCGTGCCGCTTCCCGTGCCGGGCGTCGGCCGGGCGCAATGGCTGCTGGAACTCACCCGCTGCCGCTCCGGCGAGACGGCGCAATTCGAAGTGGAGGCATCCGATGCCGAGGGTCGTATCGCTTTTTCTTCCCGGCTGGCCGATCGATCGCCTGCGACGGTCCCTTGGCGCTTCGGCGCCTCCGCCTGA
- a CDS encoding GlxA family transcriptional regulator, whose protein sequence is MALDVRTSKEISGAAAPKALRVGFILSKSFTLSAFALFVDTLRLASDSEDRSRRVNCDWDVISSTRNFISSSGGIQVAPTAPFADPSCFDYIAVVGGLLSVDEPIDSYATAYLRKAANAGVGLIGLCTGSFILAEAGLLKGHTACVSWLHHREFRGRYPDIDATSEQIFRFDGKVATCAGGSSVADLAATLVRHHVGEAAERNALEILQIRHRRDATDLQPRNPLGLEARDRRVHLAIMMMEQHTEDLLSIDSIATMTNVSRRQLERLFESDMGASPSAIYMKIRMAAAYNMVVRTNKPLIEIALETGFESLSHFTRRFRAAFGDTPSQIRRDGRRQAG, encoded by the coding sequence ATGGCGCTGGATGTTCGGACATCGAAGGAGATAAGCGGAGCGGCGGCGCCCAAGGCGTTGCGCGTCGGCTTCATCCTGTCGAAGAGCTTCACCCTCTCGGCCTTCGCGCTGTTCGTGGATACCCTGCGCCTTGCCAGCGACAGCGAGGACCGTTCCCGCCGCGTCAACTGCGATTGGGACGTCATCAGCAGCACGCGCAACTTCATCTCCTCGTCGGGCGGCATCCAGGTCGCCCCGACCGCGCCCTTCGCCGATCCGTCCTGTTTCGACTATATCGCCGTCGTCGGCGGCCTCCTGAGCGTCGACGAACCGATCGACAGCTATGCGACGGCCTATCTGCGCAAGGCGGCCAATGCCGGCGTCGGACTGATCGGGCTGTGTACCGGCAGTTTCATCCTCGCCGAAGCCGGGCTGCTCAAGGGCCATACGGCCTGCGTGAGCTGGCTGCACCACCGCGAATTCCGCGGGCGCTACCCCGACATCGATGCGACCTCGGAGCAGATTTTCCGCTTCGACGGCAAGGTCGCCACCTGTGCCGGCGGCAGCAGCGTCGCCGATCTTGCCGCGACACTCGTGCGCCATCATGTCGGCGAGGCGGCCGAGCGCAATGCGCTGGAAATCCTTCAGATCCGCCACCGGCGCGACGCCACCGACCTCCAGCCGCGCAATCCGCTCGGCCTCGAAGCACGCGACCGCCGCGTGCATCTCGCCATCATGATGATGGAGCAGCACACGGAAGACCTGCTCTCCATCGACAGCATCGCCACCATGACCAACGTCTCCCGCCGTCAGCTGGAGCGGCTGTTCGAGAGCGACATGGGGGCCTCGCCGAGCGCGATCTACATGAAGATCCGCATGGCCGCCGCGTACAACATGGTGGTGCGCACCAACAAGCCGCTGATCGAGATCGCGCTGGAAACCGGTTTCGAGAGCCTCTCGCACTTCACTCGCCGCTTCCGCGCCGCCTTCGGCGACACGCCCTCGCAAATCCGCCGCGACGGGCGCCGCCAGGCGGGCTGA
- a CDS encoding RBBP9/YdeN family alpha/beta hydrolase, protein MPSLDIPVDTLILPGLNGSPETHWQRHWARDNPDSRVVDQHDWTCPRREQWLTELERQVEMVGRDVWLVGHSLGCVLAAHFAESRLASRIRGALLVAPCDLDATETLHPCIVRFGAMPDTHLPFPSLVVGSLNDPYMPLDRLRRTAHAWGSGLVDIGAAGHINVASGFGRWTAGYDFLEILKDRASQAETPDRRLFTAAVAHSGLALT, encoded by the coding sequence ATGCCGTCACTCGATATACCCGTCGACACCCTCATCCTGCCCGGCCTCAACGGTTCGCCGGAAACGCACTGGCAGCGCCATTGGGCACGGGACAATCCGGATAGCCGGGTCGTCGATCAGCACGACTGGACCTGCCCCAGACGCGAACAGTGGCTTACGGAACTGGAGCGGCAGGTCGAGATGGTAGGAAGGGACGTCTGGCTGGTGGGGCACAGCCTCGGCTGTGTCCTGGCGGCGCATTTCGCCGAAAGCCGGCTCGCCTCGCGCATCCGCGGCGCGCTGCTCGTCGCTCCCTGCGATCTCGATGCGACCGAAACCTTGCATCCCTGCATCGTCAGGTTCGGCGCCATGCCGGACACGCATCTGCCGTTTCCCTCCCTCGTCGTCGGCAGCCTCAACGACCCCTATATGCCGCTCGACCGGCTGCGCCGGACGGCGCATGCCTGGGGCAGCGGCCTCGTCGATATCGGCGCGGCGGGCCATATCAACGTCGCGAGCGGCTTCGGCCGCTGGACCGCCGGCTATGACTTCCTGGAGATCCTGAAAGACCGCGCGTCGCAAGCCGAGACGCCGGACCGCCGCCTCTTCACCGCGGCCGTCGCCCATTCCGGGTTGGCGCTCACTTGA
- a CDS encoding methionine ABC transporter permease, with the protein MSPIMLELLVRSLWETIVMTAASGVISLVFGLPLGLALVATARGGIAENLSINRVLGAVINGFRSVPFIILLVALIPVTRLIVGTSIGTWAAIVPLSIAATPYYARIAEVSLREVDRGLIEAVRAMGGNRWTIVREVLIPEALPGIVAGFTVTLVTLIGASAMAGAIGAGGLGDLAIRYGYQRFETAVMVAVVAVLIVLVCGIQWFGDRLVARLDHRG; encoded by the coding sequence ATGTCGCCGATCATGCTTGAACTTCTCGTCCGTTCGCTCTGGGAAACCATCGTGATGACGGCCGCCTCCGGCGTCATCTCGCTCGTCTTCGGCCTGCCGCTCGGCCTTGCGCTGGTCGCGACGGCGCGCGGCGGCATTGCGGAAAACCTCTCGATCAACCGGGTGCTCGGCGCCGTCATCAACGGCTTCCGCTCCGTGCCCTTCATCATCCTGCTCGTCGCGCTCATTCCGGTGACGCGCCTCATCGTGGGAACGTCGATCGGCACCTGGGCGGCCATCGTGCCGCTGTCGATCGCCGCGACGCCCTACTATGCCCGCATCGCCGAAGTCTCGCTCAGGGAGGTCGACCGCGGCCTCATCGAGGCGGTGCGCGCCATGGGCGGCAACCGCTGGACGATCGTGCGCGAGGTGCTGATCCCCGAGGCGCTGCCGGGCATCGTGGCCGGCTTCACGGTTACGCTGGTGACGCTGATCGGCGCTTCCGCCATGGCCGGCGCCATCGGCGCGGGCGGGCTCGGCGACCTTGCCATCCGCTACGGCTACCAGCGTTTCGAGACGGCCGTGATGGTTGCGGTCGTCGCGGTGCTCATCGTGCTCGTCTGCGGCATCCAGTGGTTCGGCGACCGCCTCGTCGCCCGCCTCGATCATCGCGGCTGA
- a CDS encoding methionine ABC transporter ATP-binding protein — MNEHVTWRAAASIDEQDVIHLADVRRRFGETAALDGVSLTVRRGEILGIIGRSGAGKSTLIRCLNGLERPDSGTIAIEGREITGLGEAELQPLRRRIGMIFQHFNLLSAKTVEENVALPLKIEGWPKAKRLARAAELLDLVGLSGKAKAYPSELSGGQKQRVGIARALAAKPALLLSDEATSALDPETTRAILALLKDINSKLGLTILLVTHEMEVVRSTADRVAVLDAGRVVEEGPVWQVFSQPQAQTTRSLLSGIRPQLPAHIAQRLSPDMAGEAIVSLDIAGPAATGSLFQDISAAFPGGYRLLHGGIDHIQEQAVGRFFIAVPADDAARLTSFAERLGAQVEVLGHVADHA, encoded by the coding sequence ATGAACGAACATGTGACCTGGCGCGCGGCGGCAAGCATAGACGAGCAGGATGTCATCCACCTTGCGGACGTGCGCCGGCGTTTCGGCGAGACGGCGGCGCTGGACGGCGTTTCGCTGACGGTACGCCGCGGCGAGATCCTCGGCATCATCGGGCGAAGCGGCGCCGGCAAGTCGACGCTGATCCGCTGCCTCAACGGCCTAGAACGGCCGGACAGCGGCACGATCGCCATCGAGGGCCGTGAGATCACCGGTCTCGGCGAAGCCGAACTGCAGCCGCTGCGCCGCCGCATCGGCATGATCTTCCAGCATTTCAACCTGCTCTCCGCCAAGACGGTGGAGGAGAACGTCGCCCTGCCGCTGAAGATCGAAGGCTGGCCGAAAGCCAAGCGCCTTGCGCGCGCGGCCGAACTGCTCGACCTCGTCGGCCTCTCGGGCAAGGCCAAGGCCTATCCGTCCGAACTTTCAGGCGGCCAGAAACAGCGTGTCGGCATCGCCCGCGCGCTTGCCGCAAAGCCCGCGCTGCTGCTGTCCGATGAGGCGACCTCCGCGCTGGACCCGGAGACGACCCGCGCCATCCTTGCTCTGCTGAAGGATATCAACAGCAAGCTCGGCCTCACCATCCTGCTCGTCACGCACGAGATGGAGGTGGTGCGCTCCACCGCCGACCGCGTGGCGGTTCTCGATGCCGGACGCGTGGTGGAAGAGGGGCCGGTCTGGCAGGTTTTCTCCCAGCCGCAGGCGCAAACCACCAGGAGCCTTCTCAGCGGTATCCGCCCGCAGCTTCCCGCCCATATCGCGCAGCGGCTTTCGCCGGATATGGCCGGCGAGGCCATTGTCAGCCTCGACATCGCCGGGCCGGCCGCGACCGGTTCGCTCTTCCAGGATATTTCCGCCGCGTTCCCCGGCGGCTATCGCCTCCTTCACGGCGGCATTGATCATATCCAGGAGCAGGCCGTCGGGCGCTTCTTCATCGCGGTGCCGGCCGATGACGCCGCGCGCCTCACGTCGTTTGCGGAGCGCCTCGGCGCACAGGTGGAGGTCCTCGGCCATGTCGCCGATCATGCTTGA
- a CDS encoding MetQ/NlpA family ABC transporter substrate-binding protein, whose protein sequence is MSKISKTLLEGTLLPRRTVLAAFAVAAVAVSTLSAPAPAAAEDKKDLKVGIISGEDEDVWRVVTAEAAKKGLTIETVVFNDYTQPNEALARGEIDANAFQHLPYLENQVKTHGYKIVPVGYTAVWPIGLYSKKHTKIADLSEGAVVGVPNDPSNEGRALRVLEQEGLIKLKDGTGILATIADIAENPKNIEIKELDAGIVGRSVDDLDAAVVNTDWALKSGLTPENRIAQEAVDDNPYRNFIAVREESKDEPWVKPLVEAYQNDAVKAEFDRVYKGTGISAY, encoded by the coding sequence ATGTCGAAAATCAGCAAAACCCTCCTCGAAGGCACCCTTCTTCCCCGCCGGACCGTGCTTGCGGCGTTCGCCGTGGCGGCGGTCGCCGTCTCCACACTCTCCGCACCGGCTCCCGCCGCCGCAGAGGACAAGAAGGACCTGAAGGTCGGCATCATCTCCGGCGAGGACGAGGATGTCTGGCGTGTCGTGACGGCGGAAGCCGCCAAGAAGGGCCTCACCATCGAGACGGTCGTCTTCAACGACTACACCCAGCCGAACGAGGCGCTGGCGCGCGGCGAGATCGACGCGAACGCCTTCCAGCACCTGCCTTACCTCGAAAACCAGGTGAAGACGCACGGCTACAAGATCGTGCCGGTCGGCTACACCGCCGTCTGGCCGATCGGCCTCTATTCGAAGAAGCACACCAAGATCGCCGATCTTTCGGAAGGCGCCGTCGTCGGCGTGCCGAACGATCCGTCGAACGAAGGGCGCGCGCTGCGCGTGCTCGAGCAGGAAGGCCTGATCAAGCTGAAGGACGGCACCGGCATTCTCGCCACCATCGCCGACATCGCGGAAAATCCGAAGAACATCGAGATCAAGGAACTCGACGCCGGTATCGTCGGCCGTTCGGTCGATGACCTCGACGCGGCGGTGGTCAACACCGACTGGGCGCTGAAGAGCGGCCTTACCCCGGAAAACCGCATCGCGCAGGAGGCGGTCGACGACAATCCGTACCGCAACTTCATCGCGGTGCGCGAGGAATCGAAGGATGAGCCCTGGGTCAAGCCGCTCGTCGAAGCCTACCAGAACGACGCCGTGAAGGCCGAATTCGACCGCGTCTACAAGGGCACCGGCATCAGCGCCTATTGA
- a CDS encoding GntR family transcriptional regulator: MLVAAGREASESAKQWVYRVLRRGIMTGQFEPGDPVTINGLAETLGVSAMPVREALHRLVADGALELLDNRRVRVPVLDPQSFEEVLEARVALETRAAERAMPFIDERRLARLRAFDQQADQALAVGNFGRLVEANFDFHRCLYEARPGTVMLPLIESLWLRLGPFMRRAGETLSQTYQVDRHAEALAAIVKRDANALKAAIAADIRDGTGYLGRSHFERVAALGKTG; this comes from the coding sequence ATGCTGGTTGCAGCCGGTCGGGAGGCATCCGAATCCGCCAAACAATGGGTCTACCGCGTCTTGCGGCGCGGCATCATGACGGGCCAGTTCGAGCCGGGTGATCCGGTGACGATCAACGGCCTTGCAGAGACGCTGGGCGTCAGCGCCATGCCGGTGCGCGAGGCGCTGCATCGTCTCGTCGCGGACGGGGCGCTGGAACTGCTCGACAACCGCCGCGTCCGGGTGCCGGTCCTCGATCCCCAGAGTTTCGAGGAGGTGCTGGAGGCGCGTGTTGCGCTCGAAACCCGGGCGGCCGAGCGCGCCATGCCGTTCATCGACGAGCGCAGGCTCGCCCGCCTGAGAGCCTTCGACCAGCAGGCGGACCAGGCGCTGGCCGTCGGAAATTTCGGGCGGCTGGTCGAGGCGAATTTCGACTTCCACCGCTGCCTCTACGAAGCGCGGCCCGGCACGGTGATGCTGCCGCTCATCGAATCCCTCTGGCTGCGGCTCGGCCCCTTCATGCGCCGGGCGGGCGAGACGCTGTCGCAGACCTATCAGGTCGATAGGCACGCCGAAGCGCTTGCCGCCATCGTCAAGCGGGACGCCAATGCCCTGAAGGCGGCGATTGCCGCCGATATCCGCGACGGCACCGGCTATCTCGGACGCAGCCACTTCGAACGCGTCGCCGCGCTCGGTAAGACGGGATGA